DNA from Gramella sp. MAR_2010_147:
CCGTTTCATTAGGTCATCCTCTTGGATGCAGTGGGGTAAGAATCCTTATCACTTTATTAAATGTTCTGGAACAAAATAACGGAAAACTGGGAGCTGCTGCTATTTGTAATGGTGGTGGTGGTGCTTCTGCAATGATAATTGAACGCAATTCCTAAAAGTTAATTAACTAGATTTAATGCAATACGGGATTTGCCATTTAAGTATTGTACCGCTTAGGGCTTCTGCAACCCATCATAGTGAAATGACTTCTCAGTTGTTATATGGGGAACATTTTAAAGTTTTGGAAGAAAGGGCCCAATGGAGCAGGATTCGAAATTCTTATGACGGTTTTGAAGCCTGGATAGATAAAAAGCAGTATAAAGAAATTGAAGAAACTGAATATTATTCTCTGGAAGAGGATGATATTCAGGTGTCTTCTGATCTTATTGAATATATTACCGATGAAAATGGCTTGCTCATGCCTGTTCCTTTAGGTGCGGTTTTAAATTTTACGGCAAAATTAGGTCACAAATTTGAAGGCGCAGGAACTAAACCTATGGCTTTAAATAAAGATAATATAATCAATACAGCAGCTTTATATTTGAATTCCCCTCATATTTCTGGAGGAAAAAGTCCGTTTGGTATAGATTCCAGCGGATTTACCCAAACTGTGTATAAATTGAATGGTTATGTAATTCATAGAAATGCAGCCGATCAATCTAAACAAGGGGAAGCCTTAAGCTTTATTGAAGAAAGTGAACCTGGGGATCTTGCATTTTTTGATGATAACGACGGAATAATTAACCATGTAGGTCTTATCATGAAAGATAATTATATAATCCATGTGGATGGAAAGGTAAGAATAGACCGTATAGATCATTCCGGAATCTTTAACGCTGAATTAAAACGACACACCCACAAGCTTCGGGTTATTAAAAAGATCATTTAGAAACTCAAATTTTAGCACAAAAAAACCACCGGAATCCGGTGGTTTTTTTATATCTGATGCTTGTCTATTAAGCTTATAATTTAGCCTTTAGCTCATCAACTTTTTCCTGATTACCTAGATTGGTGTACATATTCATTGCAGTTCTTACAATTTCTTTGTTGTCAGGATCAATTCTCATTGCTTCTTCCAGGTCTGGAAGAACCTCCTTATAAAGCTCTTTTCTTTTGGCATCTAATTCATCATAACGAGCATTATCTTCTTTGCTCATTCCCAAGTCATTCATTTCGTCAATAATTGCTCTTTCCTTACTTAGCTTAGCCGCAATTAAATTTACTCTGGCCTGGTTGAATTCATTATCGATCTCTAAAGCTTTATTGAAATACTCTACAGCTTTCTGAGTATCCTCAATTTCAGTATACATTAATCCGATATTGTTAAAAGTCTCAGGATTAGTTGGATCTTTGGAAGCTACTTCTTCAAGAATTTCTCTTGCCTTAT
Protein-coding regions in this window:
- a CDS encoding NlpC/P60 family protein gives rise to the protein MQYGICHLSIVPLRASATHHSEMTSQLLYGEHFKVLEERAQWSRIRNSYDGFEAWIDKKQYKEIEETEYYSLEEDDIQVSSDLIEYITDENGLLMPVPLGAVLNFTAKLGHKFEGAGTKPMALNKDNIINTAALYLNSPHISGGKSPFGIDSSGFTQTVYKLNGYVIHRNAADQSKQGEALSFIEESEPGDLAFFDDNDGIINHVGLIMKDNYIIHVDGKVRIDRIDHSGIFNAELKRHTHKLRVIKKII